In one window of Burkholderia cepacia ATCC 25416 DNA:
- a CDS encoding ketoacyl-ACP synthase III yields MSARLVIAGFGHALPERIVGNDEVAGMIDTSDAFIRERTGVVARRYLRPDQHLADLACPAAERAMADAGVTAHDVDLLIVNTLSPDHHDPSQACYIQPRLGLREVPCFDIRAQCSGGLYGIEIARHFLASGLYRNVLLVCAEALSRRIDTSNAGRNLSILLSDGAAALLLQATDEPARGLIDLTLGADGTQFDLLATEAPGARRPRFIDADDIAAGRHHFRMKGAPMFEDATRRIVDACRQMLDKHRLTIGDIGLVVPHQPNLRILDAVIERLGLPRERCMISVDQLGNMASAAFPVALSLAREQGRMPAGQLNLLVTYGAGATWACALYRS; encoded by the coding sequence ATGAGCGCCCGTCTCGTCATCGCCGGGTTCGGCCATGCGCTGCCCGAGCGGATCGTCGGCAACGACGAAGTCGCCGGCATGATCGACACCAGCGACGCGTTCATTCGCGAACGCACCGGCGTCGTCGCGCGACGTTATCTCCGCCCCGATCAGCATCTGGCGGATCTCGCCTGCCCGGCCGCGGAACGCGCCATGGCCGACGCGGGCGTCACGGCGCACGACGTCGACCTGCTGATCGTCAACACGCTGTCGCCCGATCATCACGATCCGTCGCAGGCGTGCTACATCCAGCCCCGGCTCGGTTTGCGGGAGGTGCCGTGCTTCGATATCCGCGCGCAATGCAGCGGCGGGCTCTACGGGATCGAGATCGCGCGCCACTTCCTCGCGAGCGGCCTGTATCGCAACGTGCTGCTGGTCTGCGCCGAGGCGCTGTCGCGGCGCATCGACACGAGCAACGCCGGGCGCAACCTGTCGATCCTGCTGAGCGACGGCGCCGCCGCGCTGCTGCTGCAGGCGACGGACGAGCCGGCGCGCGGGCTGATCGACCTGACGCTCGGCGCCGACGGCACCCAGTTCGACCTGCTCGCCACCGAGGCGCCCGGCGCGCGGCGCCCGCGCTTCATCGACGCGGACGACATCGCGGCCGGCCGCCACCACTTCCGGATGAAAGGCGCGCCGATGTTCGAAGACGCGACGCGCCGCATCGTCGACGCGTGCCGGCAGATGCTCGACAAGCACCGGCTGACGATCGGCGATATCGGTCTGGTCGTGCCGCACCAGCCGAACCTACGCATCCTCGACGCGGTCATCGAGCGGCTCGGGCTGCCCCGCGAGCGCTGCATGATCTCCGTCGATCAACTGGGCAACATGGCGAGCGCGGCGTTTCCGGTCGCGCTCTCCCTCGCCCGCGAGCAAGGCCGCATGCCGGCCGGCCAGCTCAACCTCCTCGTGACCTACGGCGCGGGCGCGACATGGGCCTGTGCGCTCTATCGGAGCTGA
- a CDS encoding TetR/AcrR family transcriptional regulator codes for MGRQKSGQNDEPDAAAAASDTPARARLVPTQQRSRERFERILASASEVMIEKGCDAFRMSDIVERTGISFGSLYQYFPDKAAVIGTLAERYNEAGHDCVRRDLAAMKSLDDLHATLARITDSYYRMFVDEPLMRDIWRATQADRALQALDRADGEFLAGLLADALRELAPAVPDAQLAAFSELTMVLIAAAVRHAIELPPKAARRILAMFKQTLPENLSVLDS; via the coding sequence ATGGGCCGACAAAAATCGGGGCAAAACGACGAGCCCGACGCGGCGGCAGCGGCATCGGATACCCCGGCGCGCGCGCGGCTGGTACCGACGCAGCAACGCAGCCGCGAGCGGTTCGAGCGCATTCTCGCGAGCGCGTCGGAGGTGATGATCGAGAAAGGCTGCGACGCGTTCCGGATGAGCGACATCGTCGAGCGCACGGGCATCTCGTTCGGTTCGCTGTACCAATACTTCCCGGACAAGGCGGCCGTGATCGGCACGCTCGCGGAGCGCTACAACGAAGCCGGGCACGACTGCGTGCGGCGCGATCTCGCCGCGATGAAGTCGCTCGACGACCTGCACGCCACGCTCGCCCGCATCACGGACAGCTATTACCGGATGTTCGTCGACGAGCCGCTGATGCGCGACATCTGGCGGGCCACGCAGGCCGACCGCGCACTGCAGGCGCTCGACCGGGCGGACGGCGAGTTTCTGGCGGGGCTGTTGGCGGATGCGCTGCGGGAACTCGCACCGGCGGTGCCCGACGCGCAGTTGGCGGCGTTCTCGGAATTGACGATGGTGTTGATCGCCGCGGCCGTGCGACATGCGATCGAGTTGCCGCCGAAGGCGGCGCGCAGGATTCTCGCGATGTTCAAGCAAACCTTGCCGGAAAATCTTTCCGTGCTCGACAGCTAG
- a CDS encoding MBL fold metallo-hydrolase, translating to MLNASPGWIEPRLALIGTADVPLYVIVNDEAATLIEGGLSGMTALVWQQLHDLLRDFGGIRHLRYWLITHSHYDHCSLLMTLKSRMPWLHVSGSPDAFDAFQSPSACRTIRQLDEHASRSWEPAAGADFTELSDLPFYPVNPGAQLDIGDGMQIRTIALPGHSRCQFGYYCPQLDIGFVSDALGEFQDATHWLPLVFQDLFAYRHSLDVIEQLHAPRLALGHHGILTGELARSAARHARACLDAREADARAVRGNAAATQALAHQWTARYAARSEKVVPRFLHLKSMTHMIDLFHRAE from the coding sequence ATGCTGAACGCATCCCCCGGGTGGATCGAGCCGCGGCTGGCGCTGATCGGCACCGCCGACGTGCCGCTGTACGTGATCGTCAACGACGAGGCCGCGACGCTGATCGAGGGCGGCCTGAGCGGCATGACGGCGCTCGTATGGCAGCAGCTTCACGACCTGCTGCGGGACTTCGGCGGCATCCGGCATTTGCGCTACTGGCTGATCACCCACTCGCACTATGACCATTGCAGCCTGCTGATGACGCTCAAGTCGCGCATGCCGTGGCTCCATGTGTCCGGTTCGCCCGACGCGTTCGATGCGTTCCAGAGCCCGTCGGCGTGCCGCACCATCCGCCAGCTCGACGAGCACGCGTCACGGTCGTGGGAACCTGCCGCCGGCGCCGATTTCACCGAGTTGTCCGACCTGCCGTTCTACCCGGTCAATCCGGGCGCGCAGCTCGATATCGGCGACGGGATGCAGATCCGCACGATCGCGCTGCCGGGCCACAGCCGCTGCCAGTTCGGCTACTACTGCCCGCAGCTGGATATCGGTTTCGTGTCGGATGCGCTCGGCGAGTTTCAGGACGCCACCCACTGGCTGCCGCTGGTCTTTCAGGACCTGTTTGCGTACCGGCACTCGCTGGACGTCATCGAACAGCTGCATGCACCGCGGCTTGCCCTGGGGCACCACGGCATCCTCACCGGCGAGCTCGCCCGGTCGGCCGCACGGCATGCGCGCGCGTGCCTCGATGCACGCGAGGCCGACGCACGCGCGGTTCGCGGCAACGCCGCCGCCACGCAGGCACTGGCCCACCAGTGGACGGCCCGTTACGCGGCAAGAAGCGAAAAGGTCGTGCCGCGTTTCCTGCATCTCAAAAGCATGACGCACATGATCGACCTGTTCCATCGCGCCGAATAG
- a CDS encoding NmrA family transcriptional regulator has translation MSALPTLIVGGSGKTGARVDARLRARGIATRPVSRTSAVRFDWTAPETWPAVLEGVSAAYVTYQPDLAVVGAVEAIAAFARLARESGVERVVLLSGRGEPRAQAAEAALQASGVGWGVVRASWFNQNFSEGYLIDGVLAGEVALPAGAVREPFVDADDIADVAVAALTEARFANRVIEVTGPRALTFAEAVGEIARAAGRPVAYREIPADAFVAGLREAGVPEPVVALLDDLFGVVLDGRNSAVTHGIEATLGRPARDFADYARATAATGVWSARS, from the coding sequence ATGTCGGCACTTCCCACCCTCATCGTCGGCGGTTCGGGCAAGACGGGCGCCCGCGTCGATGCACGGCTGCGCGCGCGCGGCATCGCGACCCGGCCCGTGTCGCGCACGTCGGCCGTCCGCTTCGACTGGACGGCGCCCGAGACGTGGCCCGCCGTGCTCGAGGGCGTGTCGGCCGCGTACGTGACCTATCAGCCCGATCTGGCGGTCGTGGGCGCGGTGGAGGCGATCGCCGCGTTCGCGCGGCTGGCGCGGGAAAGCGGCGTCGAGCGCGTCGTGCTGCTGTCCGGGCGCGGCGAGCCGCGTGCGCAGGCCGCGGAGGCCGCGCTGCAGGCGTCGGGCGTGGGCTGGGGCGTCGTGCGCGCGAGCTGGTTCAACCAGAACTTCTCCGAGGGCTACCTGATCGACGGCGTGCTGGCCGGCGAAGTCGCGCTGCCGGCCGGCGCGGTGCGCGAGCCGTTCGTCGATGCGGACGACATCGCGGACGTCGCGGTGGCCGCGCTCACCGAGGCGCGCTTCGCGAACCGCGTGATCGAGGTTACGGGCCCGCGCGCGCTGACGTTCGCCGAAGCGGTCGGCGAAATCGCGCGGGCCGCCGGCCGGCCGGTCGCCTATCGCGAGATTCCGGCCGATGCGTTCGTGGCCGGATTGCGCGAGGCCGGCGTACCGGAACCGGTCGTCGCGCTGCTCGACGATCTGTTCGGCGTGGTGCTCGACGGGCGCAACAGTGCGGTGACGCACGGCATCGAAGCGACGCTCGGGCGGCCGGCACGCGACTTCGCCGACTATGCGCGCGCGACGGCCGCGACCGGCGTGTGGAGTGCACGATCATGA
- a CDS encoding ATP-binding protein: protein MAALPDAHASVDGPALAHQLERIATALEALAGTGRPAAVDFDAAVAFRWRGFDGGPRTAPLEPVAAPALITFDALRNVERQVAIVERNTRQFVRGFAANHVLLTGARGTGKSSIVKACLHAFAPHGLRLIEVGKERLSDLPAIVELVRARPERYIVFCDDLSFEAGETGYKELKTVLDGSVASDLSNVLVYATSNRRHLMPEQASDNANVSRAENGELHPGDAVEERISLSERFGIWVTFYGFTQDAYLAVVESRLGEAGFDAEQIRAAREPALQWALERGARSGRIAGQFVRDYLGRLADERDADAPAHARRAV from the coding sequence ATGGCCGCGCTGCCGGACGCGCACGCATCCGTCGACGGTCCGGCGCTCGCGCATCAGCTCGAACGGATCGCGACCGCGCTCGAGGCACTCGCGGGCACCGGCCGGCCGGCGGCCGTCGATTTCGACGCGGCCGTCGCGTTCCGCTGGCGCGGTTTCGACGGCGGGCCGCGCACGGCGCCGCTCGAACCGGTTGCGGCGCCCGCGCTGATAACGTTCGATGCGCTGCGCAACGTCGAGCGTCAGGTGGCGATCGTCGAACGGAACACGCGGCAGTTCGTGCGCGGGTTCGCGGCCAATCATGTGCTGTTGACCGGCGCGCGCGGCACCGGGAAGTCGTCGATCGTGAAAGCGTGCCTGCACGCGTTCGCGCCGCACGGGCTGCGGCTGATCGAGGTCGGCAAGGAGCGGCTGAGCGATCTGCCGGCGATCGTCGAGCTGGTGCGTGCGCGGCCCGAGCGGTACATCGTGTTCTGCGACGACCTGTCGTTCGAGGCCGGCGAGACCGGTTACAAGGAGTTGAAGACGGTGCTCGACGGCTCGGTCGCGAGCGACCTGTCGAACGTGCTCGTGTACGCGACGTCGAATCGCCGCCACCTGATGCCCGAGCAGGCGAGCGACAACGCGAACGTGTCGCGCGCGGAGAACGGCGAACTGCATCCGGGCGACGCGGTCGAGGAGCGGATTTCGTTGTCCGAGCGCTTCGGGATCTGGGTGACGTTCTACGGGTTCACGCAGGATGCGTACCTGGCCGTCGTCGAAAGCCGGCTCGGCGAAGCCGGGTTCGATGCGGAGCAGATCCGCGCGGCGCGCGAACCGGCGCTGCAGTGGGCGCTGGAGCGCGGTGCGCGGTCGGGGCGGATTGCCGGGCAGTTCGTGCGGGATTACCTCGGGCGGCTGGCGGACGAACGCGACGCGGACGCACCCGCGCACGCGCGGCGCGCGGTTTGA
- a CDS encoding AMP-binding protein: protein MDDFCRANLPPAEDWPTFVFELPGLQFPPFLNCAAALLDTAVDERGWGDRVAITTGSGITWSYRELRDAANRIANLLVHDGGLVAGNRVLLHGANHPMLAAAWFGVVKAGGVAVATMPKLRAGELSTIIGRARVTHVICEAGLSAELDAAMASLQWRGDVRRYDTDDTHPHARWLDGHSAAFAAAETRADDPCLIAFTSGTTGEPKATVHFHRDVMAACHCFPQHVLRPTADDVFCGSPPLAFTFGLGALLLFPVSVGASVVLLPKAGPEQLLAAVERHRVSILFTAPAAYRAMLDHLDQRDPCDISSLRKCVSAGEALPPWTRDAWQIRTGLHLIDGIGSTEMLHIFASTGDTGTKDGAIGKAVPGYRVAVVDEHGQCLPPYEIGYLAVQGPTGCRYLNDTRQRDYVKHGWNLTGDSAYLDEDGYLFYQARADDMIITSGYTVSPGEVEQALLRHPDIAECGVVGQVDERGGTLICAHVVLRPGVDGSDALTTQLQQHVKSVIAPYKCPHRVAYHPAGLPRNESGKLRRAVLRQAGHGAARSLNQAVQSEEIL, encoded by the coding sequence ATGGACGACTTTTGCCGCGCGAATTTGCCCCCTGCCGAGGATTGGCCGACGTTCGTCTTCGAATTGCCGGGGCTGCAGTTTCCGCCGTTTCTCAATTGCGCTGCCGCGCTGCTGGATACCGCCGTCGACGAGCGCGGCTGGGGCGATCGCGTGGCGATCACGACCGGGTCGGGCATCACGTGGTCGTATCGCGAATTGCGCGATGCCGCCAACCGGATCGCCAATCTGCTCGTCCATGACGGGGGCCTCGTGGCCGGCAATCGGGTGCTGCTGCACGGCGCGAATCACCCGATGCTGGCCGCCGCGTGGTTCGGCGTGGTCAAGGCCGGCGGCGTCGCCGTCGCAACGATGCCGAAGCTGCGTGCGGGAGAACTGTCGACCATCATCGGGCGGGCCCGGGTCACGCACGTCATCTGCGAAGCCGGGCTGTCCGCAGAACTCGACGCGGCGATGGCAAGCCTGCAGTGGCGCGGCGACGTTCGACGCTACGACACGGACGACACGCATCCGCACGCGCGCTGGCTCGACGGCCATTCGGCGGCATTCGCGGCCGCCGAAACACGCGCGGACGATCCCTGCCTGATCGCGTTCACGTCGGGAACGACCGGGGAACCGAAGGCAACCGTCCATTTTCATCGCGACGTGATGGCGGCCTGCCACTGCTTTCCGCAGCACGTGCTCCGGCCCACGGCCGACGACGTCTTCTGCGGATCGCCGCCGCTCGCGTTCACGTTCGGCCTCGGCGCGCTGCTGCTGTTTCCAGTCAGCGTCGGCGCGAGCGTCGTGCTGTTGCCGAAAGCGGGCCCGGAACAGCTGCTGGCCGCCGTCGAGCGGCATCGGGTCAGCATCCTGTTTACGGCGCCGGCGGCCTATCGGGCCATGCTCGACCATCTCGACCAGCGTGACCCGTGCGACATCTCGTCCCTGCGCAAATGCGTGTCGGCGGGCGAGGCGCTGCCGCCATGGACGCGCGATGCGTGGCAGATCCGCACCGGCCTGCACCTGATCGACGGCATCGGGTCGACCGAGATGCTGCACATCTTCGCGTCGACGGGCGACACCGGCACGAAGGACGGCGCGATCGGCAAGGCGGTGCCCGGTTACCGCGTTGCCGTCGTGGACGAACACGGCCAGTGCCTGCCGCCCTACGAGATCGGCTACCTGGCCGTGCAGGGGCCGACCGGATGCCGCTACCTGAACGACACGCGGCAACGCGACTACGTCAAGCACGGCTGGAACCTGACGGGCGACAGCGCCTACCTGGACGAGGACGGCTATCTGTTCTACCAGGCACGCGCGGACGACATGATCATCACCTCCGGCTACACGGTGTCGCCCGGCGAAGTGGAGCAGGCGCTGCTGCGCCATCCGGATATCGCCGAATGCGGCGTCGTCGGGCAAGTCGACGAACGGGGCGGCACGCTCATCTGCGCGCACGTGGTGCTGCGCCCGGGCGTCGACGGCTCGGACGCGTTGACGACGCAGCTTCAGCAGCACGTGAAAAGCGTGATTGCGCCATACAAGTGCCCGCATCGCGTGGCCTATCACCCCGCCGGTTTGCCGCGCAACGAATCGGGCAAATTGCGGCGCGCCGTGCTCCGGCAGGCGGGTCATGGCGCGGCGCGTTCCCTGAATCAAGCAGTCCAAAGCGAAGAAATCCTATGA
- a CDS encoding DUF2071 domain-containing protein, with amino-acid sequence MPVMRQDNAFVYPSAGPVGRLANRLVASRPLLRARRALLSRLPFLQLASEVENVVYCTWLVDVAAVAHLVPRGVTLASRDGRTPFTILTYAHRHFGPRIAGPLRRVFPSPLQSNWRLYVDALPGGVPADRTVLFVKNVFDHPLYALGSRLFSDALPSHLAARFTHAVQDGRYRTLLSGGTGSAPDFHCSAAVSNDDTLPAAFAPFFGSWRDAIAYLSLQHAAVAHVADCDGLAHASIDLPIDIDAVRPLKPVEPVGGGAFLSRIGATGEPLCFVVPDVAFRVLSERVL; translated from the coding sequence ATGCCGGTCATGCGCCAAGACAACGCCTTCGTTTACCCGTCCGCCGGCCCCGTCGGCCGCCTCGCCAACCGGCTCGTCGCGAGCCGCCCGCTGCTGCGCGCACGCCGCGCGCTGCTGTCGCGGCTGCCGTTCCTGCAACTCGCGAGCGAAGTCGAGAACGTCGTGTACTGCACCTGGCTCGTCGATGTCGCCGCCGTCGCGCACCTGGTGCCGCGCGGCGTCACGCTCGCGAGCCGCGACGGCCGCACGCCGTTCACGATCCTCACCTATGCGCACCGCCATTTCGGCCCGCGTATCGCGGGCCCGCTGCGACGCGTGTTCCCGTCGCCGCTGCAAAGCAACTGGCGGCTTTACGTCGATGCGCTGCCGGGTGGCGTGCCGGCCGATCGCACGGTGCTGTTCGTGAAGAACGTGTTCGATCATCCGCTCTATGCGCTCGGCAGCCGGCTCTTCAGCGACGCGCTGCCGTCGCATCTCGCCGCGCGCTTCACCCATGCCGTGCAGGACGGGCGTTATCGAACGCTGCTGTCAGGCGGGACCGGGAGCGCGCCCGACTTCCACTGCTCGGCGGCCGTATCGAACGACGACACGCTACCCGCCGCGTTCGCGCCGTTCTTCGGAAGCTGGCGCGACGCCATCGCCTACCTGTCGCTGCAGCACGCGGCCGTCGCGCATGTCGCGGACTGCGACGGCCTCGCCCATGCGTCGATCGACCTGCCGATCGACATCGATGCGGTCCGCCCGCTGAAACCGGTCGAACCGGTCGGCGGCGGCGCCTTCCTCTCGCGGATCGGCGCGACCGGCGAACCGCTGTGCTTCGTCGTGCCGGATGTTGCGTTCCGCGTGTTGTCGGAGCGGGTGCTGTAA
- a CDS encoding DMT family transporter, which produces MNKPPFLFPFCAIALWAGNVVVSKLSASTIDPSAITFYRLLLAVALMSVFTLRPAWRNRAALVAHLPKLAVLGFLAMALFQSLSYEAAKTTSATNMAIITALVPLMTMALSSLLLGDPPGAGMIGGGVLSLAGVVYLIAEGHPTTIAARGVHAGDLLMLAASAAYALYGVLLKRWRIGALPAWQSTYVQALAALVFMVPMLLRLPAQAAWPTRASVPLILYAGVLASVVLPYLWMQGVRLLGPSRCAMFMNLLPVMTAGGAIVLLGESLRLYHLIGGGVALVGVAIAQRFPFHASASQGVRQ; this is translated from the coding sequence ATGAACAAGCCTCCTTTTCTGTTTCCCTTCTGCGCGATCGCGCTGTGGGCCGGCAACGTGGTCGTGTCGAAGCTGTCGGCATCGACGATCGACCCGTCGGCGATCACGTTCTACCGGCTGCTGCTCGCCGTCGCGCTGATGAGCGTGTTCACGCTGCGCCCCGCATGGCGCAACCGCGCGGCGCTCGTCGCGCACCTGCCGAAGCTCGCGGTGCTCGGTTTTCTCGCGATGGCGCTGTTCCAGAGCCTGTCCTACGAGGCCGCGAAAACGACGAGCGCGACCAACATGGCGATCATCACGGCGCTCGTGCCGCTGATGACGATGGCGCTCAGCTCGCTGCTGCTCGGCGATCCGCCGGGGGCCGGCATGATCGGCGGCGGGGTGCTGTCGCTCGCGGGCGTCGTCTACCTGATCGCCGAGGGGCACCCGACGACGATCGCCGCGCGCGGCGTGCACGCGGGCGACCTGCTGATGCTGGCCGCGTCGGCCGCGTATGCGCTGTACGGCGTGCTGCTCAAGCGCTGGCGCATCGGCGCGCTGCCGGCGTGGCAGTCGACCTACGTGCAGGCGCTCGCCGCGCTCGTCTTCATGGTGCCGATGCTGCTGCGCTTGCCCGCGCAGGCGGCGTGGCCGACCCGCGCGAGCGTGCCGCTGATCCTGTATGCCGGTGTGCTGGCGTCGGTCGTGCTGCCGTACCTGTGGATGCAGGGCGTGCGGCTGCTCGGCCCGAGCCGCTGCGCGATGTTCATGAACCTGCTGCCGGTGATGACGGCCGGCGGCGCGATCGTGCTGCTCGGCGAATCGCTGCGGCTGTATCACCTGATCGGCGGCGGCGTCGCGCTCGTCGGCGTGGCGATCGCGCAGCGGTTCCCGTTCCACGCGAGTGCGTCGCAGGGAGTACGGCAATGA
- a CDS encoding 3-oxoacyl-ACP synthase III family protein has product MQHDGGLTVHNVRIASLACRLPARQVPNDDPVFAGVEPIPAEWWQFWGIESRHMIDPDAGESELALAERTARDALARAGVEPAELDLVLFNMTSPFVSLADGRRRFAPRLSRALRDRLGATRALDADIEMECASFVLQLQLAANLIKQGRVKRALVCSSERMSAVVDYTSKSSTNFGDGAAAAVLVAEPVDPDGADWLDAAYHSDATRYDLVTMQWRNAQAAADDDAETGADNPFGVYFTLKPEAQEAISRFMPVAIPDIVERLLHRSGTGIADIDAMVFHQPSALLVRSWAQRLGLRSDQYVIRVADCACLVSAAVPFALAESIRQGVIRPGSKVVIAGAGAGWGFGAQLWRWGETVVSDAGGTVAAVTEQEGQA; this is encoded by the coding sequence CTGCAGCACGATGGAGGTCTGACGGTGCACAACGTCCGAATCGCAAGTCTCGCCTGCCGCCTGCCGGCCCGCCAGGTACCCAACGACGATCCCGTCTTCGCGGGCGTCGAGCCCATTCCGGCGGAATGGTGGCAATTCTGGGGCATTGAATCGCGCCACATGATCGACCCCGATGCCGGCGAATCCGAGCTGGCGCTGGCCGAGCGCACGGCACGCGACGCCCTCGCGCGTGCCGGCGTGGAACCCGCCGAACTCGACCTGGTGCTGTTCAACATGACGTCGCCGTTCGTGTCGCTCGCCGACGGCCGGCGCCGGTTCGCGCCGCGGCTCTCTCGCGCGCTGCGCGACCGGCTCGGCGCCACGCGCGCGCTCGATGCCGATATCGAGATGGAATGCGCGAGCTTCGTGCTGCAACTGCAGCTCGCCGCCAACCTCATCAAGCAGGGGCGCGTGAAACGGGCGCTGGTGTGCTCGTCCGAGCGCATGTCGGCGGTGGTCGACTACACGAGCAAGTCGTCGACGAACTTCGGCGACGGCGCGGCCGCGGCCGTGCTCGTCGCGGAGCCGGTCGACCCCGACGGCGCCGACTGGCTGGATGCCGCGTATCACAGCGACGCCACCCGCTACGACCTCGTGACGATGCAGTGGCGCAATGCGCAGGCCGCGGCCGACGACGACGCGGAAACCGGCGCCGACAACCCGTTCGGCGTGTATTTCACGCTCAAGCCCGAAGCGCAGGAGGCGATCTCGCGCTTCATGCCGGTGGCCATTCCAGACATCGTCGAGCGGCTGCTGCACCGGAGCGGCACCGGCATCGCCGACATCGATGCGATGGTGTTCCACCAGCCGTCCGCGCTGCTCGTGCGCTCATGGGCGCAGCGGCTCGGGCTCAGGTCCGATCAGTACGTGATTCGCGTGGCCGATTGCGCGTGCCTCGTGTCGGCCGCCGTGCCGTTCGCGCTGGCCGAGTCGATCCGGCAGGGCGTGATCCGGCCGGGATCGAAGGTCGTGATTGCCGGCGCGGGCGCGGGCTGGGGCTTCGGTGCGCAATTGTGGCGCTGGGGCGAAACCGTCGTGTCCGATGCGGGCGGCACGGTCGCCGCCGTGACGGAACAGGAGGGTCAGGCATGA
- a CDS encoding DUF1772 domain-containing protein: protein MIAFVTPVLLWGSAIGCGLMAGVYFAFSTFVMTSLGRIAPHAGVAAMNAINVDIVRSPFMPLFLVTTLMALALVVIALLDRGQPGAMAALAGGVLYVFGMFAVTMAVNVPLNDALAAADPSTAHGAALWTRYVHDWTRWNHVRTVASAAACVFFIAGIAAR, encoded by the coding sequence ATGATCGCGTTCGTGACGCCCGTCTTGCTGTGGGGCTCGGCCATCGGCTGCGGGCTGATGGCCGGCGTGTACTTCGCGTTTTCGACGTTCGTGATGACGTCGCTCGGACGGATCGCGCCGCATGCCGGCGTGGCCGCGATGAACGCGATCAACGTCGACATCGTGCGTTCGCCGTTCATGCCGCTGTTCCTCGTCACGACGCTGATGGCGCTGGCCCTGGTCGTGATCGCGCTGCTCGATCGCGGCCAGCCGGGGGCGATGGCGGCGCTCGCGGGCGGCGTGCTGTACGTGTTCGGCATGTTCGCGGTGACGATGGCCGTCAACGTGCCGCTCAACGATGCGCTCGCCGCGGCCGATCCGTCGACCGCGCACGGCGCCGCGCTGTGGACGCGCTACGTGCACGACTGGACGAGGTGGAATCACGTGCGCACGGTCGCGTCGGCCGCCGCATGCGTGTTCTTCATCGCGGGGATCGCGGCGCGGTAG
- a CDS encoding AraC family transcriptional regulator translates to MSGLVANRTLEPTPPLAHLRYESTPMPVSAMAAAYPHGTSIPTHCHRRAQLLYAIEGVMHVQSEGASWVVPPTRGVWLEAGLDHTVQMSGDVQMRTVFVEPGTVEHLPSRSCVVEVHPLLRELILAAVDVPLDYAPGSRHDHLMHLLLAEVTVAPLLPLYLPWPHDARLRTICDSLVAAPDDPRTIAEWADRLGLSVRTLHRAFRRETGLSFRRWREQARLLLALKRLAHGEKVLTVAMDHGYSSQSAFSAMFKRHFGVSPSAFYA, encoded by the coding sequence ATGTCAGGACTTGTCGCCAATCGGACACTCGAGCCCACCCCGCCGCTTGCGCACCTGCGCTACGAATCGACGCCGATGCCGGTGTCGGCGATGGCGGCGGCGTACCCGCACGGCACGTCGATACCGACGCACTGCCATCGCCGCGCGCAACTGCTCTATGCGATCGAGGGCGTGATGCACGTGCAGTCCGAGGGCGCATCGTGGGTCGTGCCGCCCACGCGCGGCGTGTGGCTCGAAGCCGGCCTCGACCACACGGTGCAGATGAGCGGCGACGTGCAGATGCGCACCGTGTTCGTCGAACCGGGCACGGTCGAGCACCTGCCCTCGCGCAGTTGCGTGGTGGAAGTGCATCCGCTGCTGCGCGAGCTGATCCTCGCCGCGGTCGACGTGCCGCTCGACTACGCGCCGGGCTCGCGCCACGATCACCTGATGCACCTGCTGCTCGCCGAGGTGACGGTCGCGCCGCTGCTGCCGCTGTACCTGCCGTGGCCGCACGACGCACGGCTGCGGACGATCTGCGACTCGCTCGTCGCCGCGCCCGACGATCCGCGCACGATCGCCGAATGGGCCGACCGGCTCGGCCTGTCGGTGCGTACGCTGCATCGCGCGTTCCGGCGCGAGACGGGGCTCAGCTTCCGCCGCTGGCGGGAGCAGGCGCGGCTGCTGCTCGCGCTCAAGCGCCTCGCGCACGGCGAGAAGGTGCTGACCGTCGCGATGGATCACGGCTACAGCAGCCAGAGCGCGTTCTCGGCGATGTTCAAGCGGCATTTCGGCGTGTCGCCGTCGGCGTTTTACGCGTAG